In Deinococcus maricopensis DSM 21211, the sequence ACGCGGACGCCGTGTTGCACGCCACCACCACGCTCTTGGCGCCATGATCGAACAGCCAGCGGGCCGCGCGGCCTGTGAGGTCGCGGATGTCGTCGTCGGCGCGCGGGCCGTACGGGACGTGCGCGGTGTCCGCGAGGTACAGGTAGTCCTCGTTCGGCAGCTCGCGGCGCAGCGCCGCGAGGACGCTCAGGCCGCCGACCCCAGAATCGAACACGCCGATGGGCGCGTGCGGGTGAGGGTCGGCGGCGGTCATGGGTGCAGTGTACCGCTGCGCGTCCGGGCGCCGTCCGTGGCGCGCGTCACGCGCGGGCGTCAGAGAGGGCTGCCGCCCACGCGGATGACCTGCCCTTCCCCGAACGCCTCAATGGGCCACTCGGGCTGCAGGGTGATCGCCTGCGGCGGGCAGGACTGCGCGCACGCATTGCAGGACGTGCACGCCGCCAGGTCCAGCGTGAGCGTCACCTCGCCGGTCGGCTGGAAGTCGCGGGTGATGGCGTTCGTGGGGCAGACGTTCGCGCATACTGGGCAGTCGATGCAGGTGTCGTCCACCACCGGGGCGGGCCAGTGCACGGGCGTGCCCGGCGCGGGCGTGGGCTTGAGGGCGCGGGCGCGCCACACCCAGTCCTGCGGGACGCGCTCCTCCGGGACGCTCCAGTCCACGAACGGCAGCGGCTGATCCGGGATGCTCTGCGCGACCACGGTGCGCGCCCCGCGGAACAGCGTGCCGAACATGCCGCGGCGGGAGACGCGCTCCCCGCTCGTCTCGCCGGCCTGCGCGGGCCGCAACGTGACCTGCGCGGCGCGGCCAGTCGAGGCGCGCAGCTGCTGCGCCGCGTCAATGACCGCCTGGGTGCTTTCGGGCACGGTGGGGCCGCCCAGGTCGCAAGTCGCGCAGTCGCCGTGCACGAGCGTAAGCGGCTTGTCCCACGCGCCCGCCGCGACGATGGCGCTGGGCGTGATGCGCGCCAGGCACGGCAGCGTCCGGCCGGGCTCGCCGGCTTTGCTGCACACGAGTTTCGCGTCGCCGTCCTGATCACGGATGCCGGTCAGGACGCCCGTGACATCGAATTCCAGGGCGCCGCTGGGGCAGGCCTGCACGCACAGGCCGCAGCCGGTGCAGTTCGCCTCGTTGATCTCGACCGTGTGCGTGAGGATCACCGCGTCGTGCGGGCAGGCGCGGGCGCAGGCGTCGCATCCGCCGACGTTCTGCCGCACGGTGAGGCAGCGTTGCGCGGTGAATCTCGGGACGGGGTTCCCGAGATCACCGAGCACTTTCAGGAGGCCATCGAGCATACCTGGAGTCTATGCGGGCGGCGCCGAATCAGATGTTCCGCAGGCTCAATCCGGGTGGGTGGGCGCGCGCACCAGCCAGGCCTGGCGTGTCGTAGTGAGCAGCAAGGTGGTGACGGAGGGCCACTGCACACTCGACGCGCCCTGAAACCAGGAACTCCAGAGGACCTGCTGCTGAACGCCGCCGGGCCCAGCCCAGCTGACGACGGTGCATTCGCTGCGCCACCACCGGCAGCGACCGAAGCCCGAGGAGGCCAGCGCGGTCCCCTCCGGATTCCAGGTGAGCGCGCGGCTCAGGCCCGCGTACGGCCGGGTCCGCCAGGTTTCCCGTCCCGTGCGGCTGTTCCATACCATGATCCAGCCGTCGGAGTACCCGGCGGCCACTTCCGCGCCGTCTGGTCGCACCGCAACCTTGACGGGGACCGCCGAACTGTCCGGGCGGGTGAGGGTACGCCCCGGGGTGCGGCGGTGCAGGTCGAACAGCTGAACGCGGACGGTCCCCTGAGTGTTCAGCAGGGCCGCGAGGGTGCGGCCGTCACGGTCGGCGCTGGTTGACAGGGGGCAGGGCATGGGGGTCCGCCACTGTGCCCGCAGGGTCGGCCAGGTGCGGAGCGTCAACCACGTGGCGCGCGTGTTCGGGTCGCGTTCGGTGTGCAGCAGCCCCTGGGGCACGAACGTGAGCAGGCACGGTGCGGGGTGGTGGGTGTTGAGTTGCGCTGTCCGGCGTCCTGTGGCCGCGTCGAACACGTCGATTCGGCCGTCGCTGAGGGCCAGCACGGCCCGGTTGTCCGGGGCCCAGGTGAGCTGGTCCACGTCACGGATGAAGGTGCTGGGCAGCGTGGCCTGTCAGCGGCGCCGCTTGGTGGCGCTGTCCCACACGATCAGACGTCCGTCGAACTGCTGGTCGTGCGTGTGGGCGGTGACGCCGCCCGCGGCGATGAGCCGGCCGTCGGGTGAGCGCCGCGCGATCGACAGGCCCTCGTAGGGTTGCGGCCAGACCGCCGCGAAGCCGGCGTTGAGCCCCAGCGCCCCACCAGGGCGGGCGGCACCGTCAGCGTGGGCCAGAGCACCACGAGGGGCAGGGCGATGCACAGGAGGGACCGGACCCCCAGTGCACCGGGCGGGCCAGAAGCGCAGGCGCATCCTTATCAGCCTAGGGGGAGTTGCTGGCGTACGGGGCCGAAGTTGCGGCGCGCGGGGCGGTCAGTCGGCGCTGAGGGGAAGGCCCGTGGCGTGCGGGGTGACGTGGGCGCGCAGCGCGCTGATGAGCGCGCTGATGTGCGGGAGGTTCGCGCGGCCGGGGCGGACGGCGATGCTGAGGGTACGCGTGAGCGGCGTGGGGAGCGGCAGCGCGATCAGGCCGGCGCGCAGGGGCGTGACGGCGAGGCGCGGCTGCAGGGCGATGCCGAGGCCGTGCTCGACCATGGCGAGGATCACGTCGTCTTCGGCCACCTCGATGACGTGCGGGTCGGTGACGCCGTGCGCGTGCAGGTGGGGTCGGAGGGTGCGGTTGCAGGTGTTCCCGGCGGGTGAAAGGAGCAGGGGGTGCGCGGCGATTTCCGTCCAGGTGGTGGGGGTGCGTCCGCGCCGCGCGGGGAATACGGCGAGGTAGTCGTCGCGGATCAGCGGGTAGGTGAGGAGGGGCGCGTCGTCGGGAACGGTGATGAGGCCGACGTCGGCCTGGCCGTCGCGGATGAGGCGGAGGCCGCCTTCGCCGTCGGTTTCGCCGTCGGTGATGCGGACGTCGAGGTGGGGGTGGGTGCGGCGGAGGCTGGCGAGGACGGGTGCGAGGAGGTGCATGCCGGCGGAGCGGTAGGACGCGATGGTGAGGGTGCCTTTGAGGGCAGCGTCGTCGTGCAGGGCGAGGTGCAGGTCGTCGACGGCGAGGACGGCGCTGCGGGCGTGGTCGAGGGCGCGGGTGCCGGCGTCGGTGAGCGTGACGCCGGTGCGGGTGCGGCGCAGCAGGGGTCGTCCGAGGGTGCGTTCGAGGGTGGCGATGGCTTCGCTGAGGGTGCTCTGGGACAGGCCGAGTTCGGCGGCGGCGGTGCTGAACGTACCGTGGTCCGCGACGGCGACGAACAGGCGGAGTTGCGCGAGGGTCGGGCGGGCGGCGTTCATGCTTCAGTGTACGGCCCGCTCACGCCACGCATCGGGTTTCCCGATACATGAAAATCGCGCGCCTGACGCTTCCGATGGTCAGCGCGCCGCTGGACGCGCACCCTGGAAGCAGGAGGTTCTCATGACGCAGTGGGCAGGGGTTGACGGTGAAGTGCTGGGCGCGCTGTTTTTCGAGGTGTTGACGCCCGAGCCGGGCGCGGACGCACCGACGCTGCCGGGATGGCAGGTGCGGTTGTGGCCGCAGGCGCGCCTGGGTGACGCGACGGTGGAGGCCATTCCCGAGGCGGACGGCGCGCGCGCCACGGCACTCCTGACGGGTCTGCGCGCGGCGGGGTTCACGCCGCTGGGCCGCCCGGTCCTGCACCCGCATTGACCGGGGTTCAGGTCTGGTCGAGCAGGCCGTAGATGTCGAGGAAGCGCCGCGCGCGGGCGTCCAGGGTGGGCAGGGGCGCGACCTCGCCGCACACCCAGTCCGGCTGGTAGTTGCGGCACACGGCGGGACGGCTGGTGTACACGGCGCACAGGCAATCGGCGCGCAGGTGCGCGCAGGGCACGCCGAGCGGTTTGGCGAGCGCATGGATATCCGGGGCGGTGCAGCACGCGCCGCACGCCGTGCAGTCGCGGTGCCACGCGCTGCGGGGCGCATACTCGGGCGGAGCGTCGAAGGCGGTCACGTGAGGTTCAGGGCGTAGCAGACGCTCTGGGGGCTGTCCACGTAGTAGCCGTAGTTGGGGATGCGCGTGAACCCGGCGCGTTCGTACAGCCTGATGGCTTCGGGCTGTTTCACGCCGGTTTCGAGGACGATGCGGGTGAAGCCGTGCGTGCGCGCGTGCTGGGTCAGGGCGTCCACGATGCGGTGCCCGAGGCGCTGGCCGCGCGCATCGGGCGCGGTGTACATGCGTTTGAGTTCCGCTTCGGTTTCGCTGAGGGGCTTGAGGCCGCCGCACGCGAGGAGCTGCGCGCCGTCCTGAATGGCGAACAGCGCGGCGCGCGGGGTGGCAAGCGTCAGGGGGTCGAACGGTTCGGTGCTGTTGGGCGCGTAACGGCGCTCCAGTTCGGCCTGCTGGGCGTCCATGAGCGCCAGGACGCGCGGGTCGGTGGGGTGGAGTTCGACCAGCTGCATGCGGGCAGTGTAGTGGGGCTGGGTGGGGGGCGCGGCGCAGTGGGTTACACAGGGTGGGGGGCGTCGAGCAGGACGCGTCCGTTGCCCTGCCGGGCCTCGACGCGTTCGTGGGCGCGGGCGGCGTCATGCAGGGGGTACCGGGCGTCGATGGGGACGTGCACGCGGCCCGAGCGGAGAAGCTCGAAGGCCGCGTGCACGCTGGCGCGCAGCGATTCCGGGTGGGCCTTGCGGAGGTGGCCGCTGCTGTAGCCGATGACGGCGCGGTTCGTGCGGTGCAGCAGGTCCGTGCGGAGGGTGGCGGGGCGCCCGCCGGCCTGCCCGAACGTGACGAGCCGCCCGAGCGGCGCGAGGCACGTGAGGCCGCGCTCCAGCGTGTCGCCGGAGACGGTGTCGAGGATGACGTCCGCGCCGACGCCGCCGGTGAGGTGCAGGGTGCGTTCGGCGAAGTCCTCGCGGGTGTGCACGATGGGGTCGGCGCCAAGGGCGCGGATGAAAGCGGCGCGGGCGTCGTGGCTGACGACGCCGATGACCCGGGCGGCGCCGAGGGCGCGGGCGAACTGCACGGCGAGGCTGCCGACGGCGCCAGCGGCGGCGTGCACGAGGACCGTCTCTCCGGCGTGCAGGTGGGCGGCGCGGGTGAGGGCGTTGTAGGCGGTGACGAGGGGCGTGAGCGCGGAGGCCGCCTCGTCCGGGAGGTCGTTGGGGAGCGGGTACGTGAGGACGGCGGGGGCGAGGACGTGCGTGCCGTACGCGCCGCCGAGCGGGAACGCGGCGACCCGCTGGCCGGGGTGCAGGTCCTGGACGCCCTCGCCGACCGCGTCGATCACGCCGACGGCGTCCAGGCCGGGGGTGAAGGGGGGGGTGGCGCCCGCGTCGTACCCGCCGCGCCGCGCGAGGACGTCGGCGTAGTTCACTCCGGTGAGGGTGGTGCGGAGGCGCACCTGTCCCGGGCCAGGCGTAGGGGTAGGTACGGGTTGCCATTGCAGGACGTCCGGGCCGCCGTGCGTGTGGACGAGGATGGCGTGGGCCATGGCGGTATTGTGGGCGGTTCGCACCCATCCAGGGCGGTACTCCCTCAGAAACAACAAGGGAGGCCGCAGTGCTGCGGCCTCCCCTACTCCACGCCGCTCAGGGCAGCGGGAAGCGGCTCGCGAAGGCGTGCACTTCCGCCTGTACGTCCTGCCCCTGCAGGGCCCGGTCGATCAGGTCCGCGACGGTGCGCATGTCCGCCTCCACCATGCCGCGCGTCGTGACAGCGGGCGTGCCGAGGCGGATGCCGCCGCCGTGCAGGATCTTCTCGGTGTCGTACGGCAGGGTGCTCTTGCTGATCGTGATGTGTGCAGCGTCCAGAAGCTTCGTGGCCTTCGTGCCGTTCAGCCCCTGCGGGCGCAGGTCCAGCACCAGCAGGTGGTTGTCCGTACCGCCCGACACGACGCGGTACCCTTTCGCCTGGAATTCCGCCGCGAGCGCCTGCGCGTTCTTGATGACCTGCGCGCTGTACTCCTTGAACTCCGGCTGCAGCGCCTCCCAGAACGCCACGGCCTTCCCGGCGATCACGTGCTCCAGCGGGCCACCCTGGTGCCCGGGGAAGATCGCGCGGTCCAGCTTCGCGGCAATGTCGAGGTCGTTGCTGAGCAGCAGCCCGGAGCGCGGCCCGCGCAGCGTCTTGTGCGTGGTGCTCGCCACGACGTGCGCGTGCGGCAGCGGGCTGGGGTGCAGGCCCGCCGCGACAAGGCCCGCGATGTGCGCGATGTCCGCAAACAGCAGCGCGCCCACTTCGTCCGCAATGGCGCGGAACGCGGCGAAATCAATGGTGCGGCTGTACGCGCTCGCGCCCGCGATGATCATCTTCGGCTGGTGCTCATGCGCGAGCTTGCGGACGAGGTCCATGTCGAGGCGTTCCGTGTCGCGGTCCACCTGGTACCC encodes:
- a CDS encoding 4Fe-4S binding protein, producing the protein MLDGLLKVLGDLGNPVPRFTAQRCLTVRQNVGGCDACARACPHDAVILTHTVEINEANCTGCGLCVQACPSGALEFDVTGVLTGIRDQDGDAKLVCSKAGEPGRTLPCLARITPSAIVAAGAWDKPLTLVHGDCATCDLGGPTVPESTQAVIDAAQQLRASTGRAAQVTLRPAQAGETSGERVSRRGMFGTLFRGARTVVAQSIPDQPLPFVDWSVPEERVPQDWVWRARALKPTPAPGTPVHWPAPVVDDTCIDCPVCANVCPTNAITRDFQPTGEVTLTLDLAACTSCNACAQSCPPQAITLQPEWPIEAFGEGQVIRVGGSPL
- a CDS encoding WD40 repeat domain-containing protein, translated to MDQLTWAPDNRAVLALSDGRIDVFDAATGRRTAQLNTHHPAPCLLTFVPQGLLHTERDPNTRATWLTLRTWPTLRAQWRTPMPCPLSTSADRDGRTLAALLNTQGTVRVQLFDLHRRTPGRTLTRPDSSAVPVKVAVRPDGAEVAAGYSDGWIMVWNSRTGRETWRTRPYAGLSRALTWNPEGTALASSGFGRCRWWRSECTVVSWAGPGGVQQQVLWSSWFQGASSVQWPSVTTLLLTTTRQAWLVRAPTHPD
- a CDS encoding LysR family transcriptional regulator, with protein sequence MNAARPTLAQLRLFVAVADHGTFSTAAAELGLSQSTLSEAIATLERTLGRPLLRRTRTGVTLTDAGTRALDHARSAVLAVDDLHLALHDDAALKGTLTIASYRSAGMHLLAPVLASLRRTHPHLDVRITDGETDGEGGLRLIRDGQADVGLITVPDDAPLLTYPLIRDDYLAVFPARRGRTPTTWTEIAAHPLLLSPAGNTCNRTLRPHLHAHGVTDPHVIEVAEDDVILAMVEHGLGIALQPRLAVTPLRAGLIALPLPTPLTRTLSIAVRPGRANLPHISALISALRAHVTPHATGLPLSAD
- a CDS encoding YkgJ family cysteine cluster protein, encoding MTAFDAPPEYAPRSAWHRDCTACGACCTAPDIHALAKPLGVPCAHLRADCLCAVYTSRPAVCRNYQPDWVCGEVAPLPTLDARARRFLDIYGLLDQT
- a CDS encoding GNAT family N-acetyltransferase produces the protein MQLVELHPTDPRVLALMDAQQAELERRYAPNSTEPFDPLTLATPRAALFAIQDGAQLLACGGLKPLSETEAELKRMYTAPDARGQRLGHRIVDALTQHARTHGFTRIVLETGVKQPEAIRLYERAGFTRIPNYGYYVDSPQSVCYALNLT
- a CDS encoding quinone oxidoreductase family protein — its product is MAHAILVHTHGGPDVLQWQPVPTPTPGPGQVRLRTTLTGVNYADVLARRGGYDAGATPPFTPGLDAVGVIDAVGEGVQDLHPGQRVAAFPLGGAYGTHVLAPAVLTYPLPNDLPDEAASALTPLVTAYNALTRAAHLHAGETVLVHAAAGAVGSLAVQFARALGAARVIGVVSHDARAAFIRALGADPIVHTREDFAERTLHLTGGVGADVILDTVSGDTLERGLTCLAPLGRLVTFGQAGGRPATLRTDLLHRTNRAVIGYSSGHLRKAHPESLRASVHAAFELLRSGRVHVPIDARYPLHDAARAHERVEARQGNGRVLLDAPHPV
- the glyA gene encoding serine hydroxymethyltransferase, with the translated sequence MTSATTARDPQIFDLIQQERQRQLTGLELIASENFTSAAVREAVGSVLTNKYAEGYPGKRWYGGCEVVDQVELLAIDRAKQLFGAAWANVQPHSGSSANLAVYGALLEPGDTVLGMDLSHGGHLTHGSPVNFSGLRYKIVGYQVDRDTERLDMDLVRKLAHEHQPKMIIAGASAYSRTIDFAAFRAIADEVGALLFADIAHIAGLVAAGLHPSPLPHAHVVASTTHKTLRGPRSGLLLSNDLDIAAKLDRAIFPGHQGGPLEHVIAGKAVAFWEALQPEFKEYSAQVIKNAQALAAEFQAKGYRVVSGGTDNHLLVLDLRPQGLNGTKATKLLDAAHITISKSTLPYDTEKILHGGGIRLGTPAVTTRGMVEADMRTVADLIDRALQGQDVQAEVHAFASRFPLP